From Aquila chrysaetos chrysaetos chromosome 3, bAquChr1.4, whole genome shotgun sequence, the proteins below share one genomic window:
- the PABPC1L gene encoding polyadenylate-binding protein 1-like isoform X3, whose amino-acid sequence MNASGPGYPLASLYVGDLHPDVTEAMLYEKFSPAGPIMSIRVCRDVATRRSLGYAYINFQQPVDAERALDTMNFEVIKGRPIRIMWSQRDPGLRKSGVGNVFIKNLDDSIDNKALYDTFSAFGNILSCKVVCDENGSRGYGFVHFETHEAATRAIETMNGMLLNDRKVFVGHFKSRKEREAEFGARAMEFTNVYIKNFGDDMDDDRLQEIFSKFGKTLSVKVMMDNTGRSKGFGFVNFEKHEEAQKAVADMNGKEINGRIVYVGRAQKRLERQSELKRKFEQIKQERVSRYQGVNLYVKNLDDGIDDERLRKEFSPYGTITSAKVMTEGGHSKGFGFVCFSSPEEATKAVTEMNGRIVSTKPLYVALAQRKEERKAILTNQYMQRLATMRALPGPLLGSFQPPPGVLPTPHPAAAYPAATPILRAAVPPRRLLSNISTMRQASTQVPRVPPQAQRVANIGTQTVSTRVPSSPTLPRGAPQYKYSSAVRNAQPPVVAPQAGEPAVHVQGQEPLTASMLAAAPPQEQKQMIGERLYPLIHAMHPSLAGKITGMLLEIDNTELLLLLESPDSLHGKIEEAVAVLQAHQATETSHKSSTTAFLQ is encoded by the exons ATGAACGCTAGTGGCCCTGGCTATCCGTTAGCTTCTCTCTACGTGGGAGACCTCCACCCGGATGTGACCGAAGCCATGCTCTACGAGAAGTTCTCGCCTGCTGGGCCCATCATGTCCATCCGAGTCTGTCGGGATGTTGCCACACGCCGATCACTGGGCTATGCCTACATAAACTTCCAGCAGCCTGTGGATG CTGAGCGAGCCCTGGACACCATGAACTTTGAAGTGATCAAAGGCCGTCCCATCCGCATCATGTGGTCCCAGCGGGACCCCGGGCTCAGGAAATCGGGGGTTGGAAACGTCTTCATCAAGAACCTGGACGACTCCATTGATAACAAAGCCCTGTACGACACGTTCTCTGCCTTCGGAAACATCCTGTCGTGCAAG GTGGTTTGTGATGAAAACGGATCCCGTGGCTATGGCTTTGTTCACTTTGAGACTCACGAGGCAGCGACTCGGGCCATCGAGACCATGAATGGGATGTTGCTCAACGATCGGAAGGT ATTTGTTGGCCATTTCAAATCCCGCAAAGAGCGTGAGGCAGAGTTTGGGGCTAGGGCGATGGAGTTCACCAACGTCTACATCAAAAACTTTGGGGATGACATGGATGACGACAGACTGCAGGAAATATTCTCCAAGTTTG GAAAGACGCTAAGTGTCAAAGTCATGATGGACAACACTGGCCGCTCAAAGGGCTTTGGATTTGTCAACTTCGAGAAGCACGAAGAAGCCCAGAAG GCGGTAGCCGACATGAACGGGAAGGAGATCAATGGGCGGATAGTGTATGTGGGCCGAGCCCAGAAGCGGCTGGAGCGCCAGAGCGAGCTGAAGCGGAAATTTGAGCAGATCAAGCAGGAGCGAGTGAGCAGGTACCAG GGGGTCAACCTGTATGTGAAGAACCTGGATGATGGGATAGATGATGAGAGGCTGAGGAAGGAGTTCTCTCCTTACGGCACCATCACCAGTGCCAAG GTGATGACAGAGGGTGGCCACAGcaaagggtttgggtttgtatgtttttcctccccagaaGAGGCTACCAAGGCCGTGACGGAAATGAACGGACGAATCGTCAGCACTAAGCCCCTCTACGTCGCGCTCGCTCAAAGGAAAGAGGAGCGGAAAGCAATCCTCACCAATCAGTACATGCAGAGATTAGCCACCATGAGGGCCCTGCCTGGCCCTCTCCTGGGCTCcttccagcccccccccggggtaCTTCCTACCCCCCATCCCGCAG CAGCATATCCTGCAGCTACCCCCATCCTGAGGGCTGCCGTGCCGCCTCGGCGCCTGCTGTCCAACATCAGCACTATGAGACAGGCCTCCACCCAGGTGCCCCGCGTGCCCCCCCAGGCCCAGAGAGTGG CCAACATTGGGACGCAGACGGTCAGCACCCGGGTGCCCTCCTCGCCCACCCTGCCGCGGGGTGCCCCGCAGTACAAGTACTCCTCAGCTGTCAGGAATGCCCAGCCGCCCGTGGTGGCCCCGCAG gCGGGAGAACCTGCTGTGCATGTCCAGGGGCAGGAGCCGCTGACAGCATCCATGCTTGCAGCAGCCCCTCCTCAGGAGCAGAAGCAAATGATAG GTGAGCGCCTGTACCCTCTGATCCATGCAATGCATCCCTCGCTGGCTGGCAAGATcactgggatgctgctggagaTTGATAACAccgagctgctgctgctcctggagtCCCCCGACTCCCTGCACGGCAAG ATCGAGGAAGCAGTGGCTGTTCTCCAAGCGCACCAGGCTACCGAGACATCGCACAAGAGCAGCACCACGGCATTCCTGCAGTGA
- the PABPC1L gene encoding polyadenylate-binding protein 1-like isoform X4, translating to MGRCCPGDQNPYWVNELGICQTGACGEMDDPVGVRHALGEEGRSGVGGGEESSPYLALLPWEAELPVSFRLTSLCPTVSLIPVPISAAVGWEGDLFLLPSSLPPVLTSLPAERALDTMNFEVIKGRPIRIMWSQRDPGLRKSGVGNVFIKNLDDSIDNKALYDTFSAFGNILSCKVVCDENGSRGYGFVHFETHEAATRAIETMNGMLLNDRKVFVGHFKSRKEREAEFGARAMEFTNVYIKNFGDDMDDDRLQEIFSKFGKTLSVKVMMDNTGRSKGFGFVNFEKHEEAQKAVADMNGKEINGRIVYVGRAQKRLERQSELKRKFEQIKQERVSRYQGVNLYVKNLDDGIDDERLRKEFSPYGTITSAKVMTEGGHSKGFGFVCFSSPEEATKAVTEMNGRIVSTKPLYVALAQRKEERKAILTNQYMQRLATMRALPGPLLGSFQPPPGVLPTPHPAAAYPAATPILRAAVPPRRLLSNISTMRQASTQVPRVPPQAQRVANIGTQTVSTRVPSSPTLPRGAPQYKYSSAVRNAQPPVVAPQAGEPAVHVQGQEPLTASMLAAAPPQEQKQMIVERTDLGGQEGLHWV from the exons ATGGGAAGGTGTTGCCCTGGAGACCAAAATCCTTACTGGGTAAATGAGTTGGGCATCTGCCAAACTGGAGCTTGCGGTGAAATGGATGATCCCGTGGGAGTCAGACATGctttgggggaggaaggaaggagtggtgtgggtggaggggaggagagcagcccttacctggccctgctgccctgggaggcagagctgcctgtctCATTTAGGTTAACGAGCCTCTGTCCAACAGTATCCCTGATTCCTGTGCCCATCTCAGCTGCTGTAGGATGGGAAGGAGATCTGTTTCTGTTaccctcctctcttccccctgtACTCACTTCTTTACCAGCTGAGCGAGCCCTGGACACCATGAACTTTGAAGTGATCAAAGGCCGTCCCATCCGCATCATGTGGTCCCAGCGGGACCCCGGGCTCAGGAAATCGGGGGTTGGAAACGTCTTCATCAAGAACCTGGACGACTCCATTGATAACAAAGCCCTGTACGACACGTTCTCTGCCTTCGGAAACATCCTGTCGTGCAAG GTGGTTTGTGATGAAAACGGATCCCGTGGCTATGGCTTTGTTCACTTTGAGACTCACGAGGCAGCGACTCGGGCCATCGAGACCATGAATGGGATGTTGCTCAACGATCGGAAGGT ATTTGTTGGCCATTTCAAATCCCGCAAAGAGCGTGAGGCAGAGTTTGGGGCTAGGGCGATGGAGTTCACCAACGTCTACATCAAAAACTTTGGGGATGACATGGATGACGACAGACTGCAGGAAATATTCTCCAAGTTTG GAAAGACGCTAAGTGTCAAAGTCATGATGGACAACACTGGCCGCTCAAAGGGCTTTGGATTTGTCAACTTCGAGAAGCACGAAGAAGCCCAGAAG GCGGTAGCCGACATGAACGGGAAGGAGATCAATGGGCGGATAGTGTATGTGGGCCGAGCCCAGAAGCGGCTGGAGCGCCAGAGCGAGCTGAAGCGGAAATTTGAGCAGATCAAGCAGGAGCGAGTGAGCAGGTACCAG GGGGTCAACCTGTATGTGAAGAACCTGGATGATGGGATAGATGATGAGAGGCTGAGGAAGGAGTTCTCTCCTTACGGCACCATCACCAGTGCCAAG GTGATGACAGAGGGTGGCCACAGcaaagggtttgggtttgtatgtttttcctccccagaaGAGGCTACCAAGGCCGTGACGGAAATGAACGGACGAATCGTCAGCACTAAGCCCCTCTACGTCGCGCTCGCTCAAAGGAAAGAGGAGCGGAAAGCAATCCTCACCAATCAGTACATGCAGAGATTAGCCACCATGAGGGCCCTGCCTGGCCCTCTCCTGGGCTCcttccagcccccccccggggtaCTTCCTACCCCCCATCCCGCAG CAGCATATCCTGCAGCTACCCCCATCCTGAGGGCTGCCGTGCCGCCTCGGCGCCTGCTGTCCAACATCAGCACTATGAGACAGGCCTCCACCCAGGTGCCCCGCGTGCCCCCCCAGGCCCAGAGAGTGG CCAACATTGGGACGCAGACGGTCAGCACCCGGGTGCCCTCCTCGCCCACCCTGCCGCGGGGTGCCCCGCAGTACAAGTACTCCTCAGCTGTCAGGAATGCCCAGCCGCCCGTGGTGGCCCCGCAG gCGGGAGAACCTGCTGTGCATGTCCAGGGGCAGGAGCCGCTGACAGCATCCATGCTTGCAGCAGCCCCTCCTCAGGAGCAGAAGCAAATGATAG TTGAAAGGACAGAcctgggagggcaggagggctTGCACTGGGTTTGA
- the PABPC1L gene encoding polyadenylate-binding protein 1-like isoform X5 translates to MGRCCPGDQNPYWVNELGICQTGACGEMDDPVGVRHALGEEGRSGVGGGEESSPYLALLPWEAELPVSFRLTSLCPTVSLIPVPISAAVGWEGDLFLLPSSLPPVLTSLPAERALDTMNFEVIKGRPIRIMWSQRDPGLRKSGVGNVFIKNLDDSIDNKALYDTFSAFGNILSCKVVCDENGSRGYGFVHFETHEAATRAIETMNGMLLNDRKVFVGHFKSRKEREAEFGARAMEFTNVYIKNFGDDMDDDRLQEIFSKFGKTLSVKVMMDNTGRSKGFGFVNFEKHEEAQKAVADMNGKEINGRIVYVGRAQKRLERQSELKRKFEQIKQERVSRYQGVNLYVKNLDDGIDDERLRKEFSPYGTITSAKVMTEGGHSKGFGFVCFSSPEEATKAVTEMNGRIVSTKPLYVALAQRKEERKAILTNQYMQRLATMRALPGPLLGSFQPPPGVLPTPHPAAAYPAATPILRAAVPPRRLLSNISTMRQASTQVPRVPPQAQRVGGRTCCACPGAGAADSIHACSSPSSGAEANDS, encoded by the exons ATGGGAAGGTGTTGCCCTGGAGACCAAAATCCTTACTGGGTAAATGAGTTGGGCATCTGCCAAACTGGAGCTTGCGGTGAAATGGATGATCCCGTGGGAGTCAGACATGctttgggggaggaaggaaggagtggtgtgggtggaggggaggagagcagcccttacctggccctgctgccctgggaggcagagctgcctgtctCATTTAGGTTAACGAGCCTCTGTCCAACAGTATCCCTGATTCCTGTGCCCATCTCAGCTGCTGTAGGATGGGAAGGAGATCTGTTTCTGTTaccctcctctcttccccctgtACTCACTTCTTTACCAGCTGAGCGAGCCCTGGACACCATGAACTTTGAAGTGATCAAAGGCCGTCCCATCCGCATCATGTGGTCCCAGCGGGACCCCGGGCTCAGGAAATCGGGGGTTGGAAACGTCTTCATCAAGAACCTGGACGACTCCATTGATAACAAAGCCCTGTACGACACGTTCTCTGCCTTCGGAAACATCCTGTCGTGCAAG GTGGTTTGTGATGAAAACGGATCCCGTGGCTATGGCTTTGTTCACTTTGAGACTCACGAGGCAGCGACTCGGGCCATCGAGACCATGAATGGGATGTTGCTCAACGATCGGAAGGT ATTTGTTGGCCATTTCAAATCCCGCAAAGAGCGTGAGGCAGAGTTTGGGGCTAGGGCGATGGAGTTCACCAACGTCTACATCAAAAACTTTGGGGATGACATGGATGACGACAGACTGCAGGAAATATTCTCCAAGTTTG GAAAGACGCTAAGTGTCAAAGTCATGATGGACAACACTGGCCGCTCAAAGGGCTTTGGATTTGTCAACTTCGAGAAGCACGAAGAAGCCCAGAAG GCGGTAGCCGACATGAACGGGAAGGAGATCAATGGGCGGATAGTGTATGTGGGCCGAGCCCAGAAGCGGCTGGAGCGCCAGAGCGAGCTGAAGCGGAAATTTGAGCAGATCAAGCAGGAGCGAGTGAGCAGGTACCAG GGGGTCAACCTGTATGTGAAGAACCTGGATGATGGGATAGATGATGAGAGGCTGAGGAAGGAGTTCTCTCCTTACGGCACCATCACCAGTGCCAAG GTGATGACAGAGGGTGGCCACAGcaaagggtttgggtttgtatgtttttcctccccagaaGAGGCTACCAAGGCCGTGACGGAAATGAACGGACGAATCGTCAGCACTAAGCCCCTCTACGTCGCGCTCGCTCAAAGGAAAGAGGAGCGGAAAGCAATCCTCACCAATCAGTACATGCAGAGATTAGCCACCATGAGGGCCCTGCCTGGCCCTCTCCTGGGCTCcttccagcccccccccggggtaCTTCCTACCCCCCATCCCGCAG CAGCATATCCTGCAGCTACCCCCATCCTGAGGGCTGCCGTGCCGCCTCGGCGCCTGCTGTCCAACATCAGCACTATGAGACAGGCCTCCACCCAGGTGCCCCGCGTGCCCCCCCAGGCCCAGAGAGTGG gCGGGAGAACCTGCTGTGCATGTCCAGGGGCAGGAGCCGCTGACAGCATCCATGCTTGCAGCAGCCCCTCCTCAGGAGCAGAAGCAAATGATAG TTGA
- the PABPC1L gene encoding polyadenylate-binding protein 1-like isoform X2 gives MGRCCPGDQNPYWVNELGICQTGACGEMDDPVGVRHALGEEGRSGVGGGEESSPYLALLPWEAELPVSFRLTSLCPTVSLIPVPISAAVGWEGDLFLLPSSLPPVLTSLPAERALDTMNFEVIKGRPIRIMWSQRDPGLRKSGVGNVFIKNLDDSIDNKALYDTFSAFGNILSCKVVCDENGSRGYGFVHFETHEAATRAIETMNGMLLNDRKVFVGHFKSRKEREAEFGARAMEFTNVYIKNFGDDMDDDRLQEIFSKFGKTLSVKVMMDNTGRSKGFGFVNFEKHEEAQKAVADMNGKEINGRIVYVGRAQKRLERQSELKRKFEQIKQERVSRYQGVNLYVKNLDDGIDDERLRKEFSPYGTITSAKVMTEGGHSKGFGFVCFSSPEEATKAVTEMNGRIVSTKPLYVALAQRKEERKAILTNQYMQRLATMRALPGPLLGSFQPPPGVLPTPHPAAYPAATPILRAAVPPRRLLSNISTMRQASTQVPRVPPQAQRVANIGTQTVSTRVPSSPTLPRGAPQYKYSSAVRNAQPPVVAPQAGEPAVHVQGQEPLTASMLAAAPPQEQKQMIGERLYPLIHAMHPSLAGKITGMLLEIDNTELLLLLESPDSLHGKIEEAVAVLQAHQATETSHKSSTTAFLQ, from the exons ATGGGAAGGTGTTGCCCTGGAGACCAAAATCCTTACTGGGTAAATGAGTTGGGCATCTGCCAAACTGGAGCTTGCGGTGAAATGGATGATCCCGTGGGAGTCAGACATGctttgggggaggaaggaaggagtggtgtgggtggaggggaggagagcagcccttacctggccctgctgccctgggaggcagagctgcctgtctCATTTAGGTTAACGAGCCTCTGTCCAACAGTATCCCTGATTCCTGTGCCCATCTCAGCTGCTGTAGGATGGGAAGGAGATCTGTTTCTGTTaccctcctctcttccccctgtACTCACTTCTTTACCAGCTGAGCGAGCCCTGGACACCATGAACTTTGAAGTGATCAAAGGCCGTCCCATCCGCATCATGTGGTCCCAGCGGGACCCCGGGCTCAGGAAATCGGGGGTTGGAAACGTCTTCATCAAGAACCTGGACGACTCCATTGATAACAAAGCCCTGTACGACACGTTCTCTGCCTTCGGAAACATCCTGTCGTGCAAG GTGGTTTGTGATGAAAACGGATCCCGTGGCTATGGCTTTGTTCACTTTGAGACTCACGAGGCAGCGACTCGGGCCATCGAGACCATGAATGGGATGTTGCTCAACGATCGGAAGGT ATTTGTTGGCCATTTCAAATCCCGCAAAGAGCGTGAGGCAGAGTTTGGGGCTAGGGCGATGGAGTTCACCAACGTCTACATCAAAAACTTTGGGGATGACATGGATGACGACAGACTGCAGGAAATATTCTCCAAGTTTG GAAAGACGCTAAGTGTCAAAGTCATGATGGACAACACTGGCCGCTCAAAGGGCTTTGGATTTGTCAACTTCGAGAAGCACGAAGAAGCCCAGAAG GCGGTAGCCGACATGAACGGGAAGGAGATCAATGGGCGGATAGTGTATGTGGGCCGAGCCCAGAAGCGGCTGGAGCGCCAGAGCGAGCTGAAGCGGAAATTTGAGCAGATCAAGCAGGAGCGAGTGAGCAGGTACCAG GGGGTCAACCTGTATGTGAAGAACCTGGATGATGGGATAGATGATGAGAGGCTGAGGAAGGAGTTCTCTCCTTACGGCACCATCACCAGTGCCAAG GTGATGACAGAGGGTGGCCACAGcaaagggtttgggtttgtatgtttttcctccccagaaGAGGCTACCAAGGCCGTGACGGAAATGAACGGACGAATCGTCAGCACTAAGCCCCTCTACGTCGCGCTCGCTCAAAGGAAAGAGGAGCGGAAAGCAATCCTCACCAATCAGTACATGCAGAGATTAGCCACCATGAGGGCCCTGCCTGGCCCTCTCCTGGGCTCcttccagcccccccccggggtaCTTCCTACCCCCCATCCCGCAG CATATCCTGCAGCTACCCCCATCCTGAGGGCTGCCGTGCCGCCTCGGCGCCTGCTGTCCAACATCAGCACTATGAGACAGGCCTCCACCCAGGTGCCCCGCGTGCCCCCCCAGGCCCAGAGAGTGG CCAACATTGGGACGCAGACGGTCAGCACCCGGGTGCCCTCCTCGCCCACCCTGCCGCGGGGTGCCCCGCAGTACAAGTACTCCTCAGCTGTCAGGAATGCCCAGCCGCCCGTGGTGGCCCCGCAG gCGGGAGAACCTGCTGTGCATGTCCAGGGGCAGGAGCCGCTGACAGCATCCATGCTTGCAGCAGCCCCTCCTCAGGAGCAGAAGCAAATGATAG GTGAGCGCCTGTACCCTCTGATCCATGCAATGCATCCCTCGCTGGCTGGCAAGATcactgggatgctgctggagaTTGATAACAccgagctgctgctgctcctggagtCCCCCGACTCCCTGCACGGCAAG ATCGAGGAAGCAGTGGCTGTTCTCCAAGCGCACCAGGCTACCGAGACATCGCACAAGAGCAGCACCACGGCATTCCTGCAGTGA
- the PABPC1L gene encoding polyadenylate-binding protein 1-like isoform X1, with the protein MGRCCPGDQNPYWVNELGICQTGACGEMDDPVGVRHALGEEGRSGVGGGEESSPYLALLPWEAELPVSFRLTSLCPTVSLIPVPISAAVGWEGDLFLLPSSLPPVLTSLPAERALDTMNFEVIKGRPIRIMWSQRDPGLRKSGVGNVFIKNLDDSIDNKALYDTFSAFGNILSCKVVCDENGSRGYGFVHFETHEAATRAIETMNGMLLNDRKVFVGHFKSRKEREAEFGARAMEFTNVYIKNFGDDMDDDRLQEIFSKFGKTLSVKVMMDNTGRSKGFGFVNFEKHEEAQKAVADMNGKEINGRIVYVGRAQKRLERQSELKRKFEQIKQERVSRYQGVNLYVKNLDDGIDDERLRKEFSPYGTITSAKVMTEGGHSKGFGFVCFSSPEEATKAVTEMNGRIVSTKPLYVALAQRKEERKAILTNQYMQRLATMRALPGPLLGSFQPPPGVLPTPHPAAAYPAATPILRAAVPPRRLLSNISTMRQASTQVPRVPPQAQRVANIGTQTVSTRVPSSPTLPRGAPQYKYSSAVRNAQPPVVAPQAGEPAVHVQGQEPLTASMLAAAPPQEQKQMIGERLYPLIHAMHPSLAGKITGMLLEIDNTELLLLLESPDSLHGKIEEAVAVLQAHQATETSHKSSTTAFLQ; encoded by the exons ATGGGAAGGTGTTGCCCTGGAGACCAAAATCCTTACTGGGTAAATGAGTTGGGCATCTGCCAAACTGGAGCTTGCGGTGAAATGGATGATCCCGTGGGAGTCAGACATGctttgggggaggaaggaaggagtggtgtgggtggaggggaggagagcagcccttacctggccctgctgccctgggaggcagagctgcctgtctCATTTAGGTTAACGAGCCTCTGTCCAACAGTATCCCTGATTCCTGTGCCCATCTCAGCTGCTGTAGGATGGGAAGGAGATCTGTTTCTGTTaccctcctctcttccccctgtACTCACTTCTTTACCAGCTGAGCGAGCCCTGGACACCATGAACTTTGAAGTGATCAAAGGCCGTCCCATCCGCATCATGTGGTCCCAGCGGGACCCCGGGCTCAGGAAATCGGGGGTTGGAAACGTCTTCATCAAGAACCTGGACGACTCCATTGATAACAAAGCCCTGTACGACACGTTCTCTGCCTTCGGAAACATCCTGTCGTGCAAG GTGGTTTGTGATGAAAACGGATCCCGTGGCTATGGCTTTGTTCACTTTGAGACTCACGAGGCAGCGACTCGGGCCATCGAGACCATGAATGGGATGTTGCTCAACGATCGGAAGGT ATTTGTTGGCCATTTCAAATCCCGCAAAGAGCGTGAGGCAGAGTTTGGGGCTAGGGCGATGGAGTTCACCAACGTCTACATCAAAAACTTTGGGGATGACATGGATGACGACAGACTGCAGGAAATATTCTCCAAGTTTG GAAAGACGCTAAGTGTCAAAGTCATGATGGACAACACTGGCCGCTCAAAGGGCTTTGGATTTGTCAACTTCGAGAAGCACGAAGAAGCCCAGAAG GCGGTAGCCGACATGAACGGGAAGGAGATCAATGGGCGGATAGTGTATGTGGGCCGAGCCCAGAAGCGGCTGGAGCGCCAGAGCGAGCTGAAGCGGAAATTTGAGCAGATCAAGCAGGAGCGAGTGAGCAGGTACCAG GGGGTCAACCTGTATGTGAAGAACCTGGATGATGGGATAGATGATGAGAGGCTGAGGAAGGAGTTCTCTCCTTACGGCACCATCACCAGTGCCAAG GTGATGACAGAGGGTGGCCACAGcaaagggtttgggtttgtatgtttttcctccccagaaGAGGCTACCAAGGCCGTGACGGAAATGAACGGACGAATCGTCAGCACTAAGCCCCTCTACGTCGCGCTCGCTCAAAGGAAAGAGGAGCGGAAAGCAATCCTCACCAATCAGTACATGCAGAGATTAGCCACCATGAGGGCCCTGCCTGGCCCTCTCCTGGGCTCcttccagcccccccccggggtaCTTCCTACCCCCCATCCCGCAG CAGCATATCCTGCAGCTACCCCCATCCTGAGGGCTGCCGTGCCGCCTCGGCGCCTGCTGTCCAACATCAGCACTATGAGACAGGCCTCCACCCAGGTGCCCCGCGTGCCCCCCCAGGCCCAGAGAGTGG CCAACATTGGGACGCAGACGGTCAGCACCCGGGTGCCCTCCTCGCCCACCCTGCCGCGGGGTGCCCCGCAGTACAAGTACTCCTCAGCTGTCAGGAATGCCCAGCCGCCCGTGGTGGCCCCGCAG gCGGGAGAACCTGCTGTGCATGTCCAGGGGCAGGAGCCGCTGACAGCATCCATGCTTGCAGCAGCCCCTCCTCAGGAGCAGAAGCAAATGATAG GTGAGCGCCTGTACCCTCTGATCCATGCAATGCATCCCTCGCTGGCTGGCAAGATcactgggatgctgctggagaTTGATAACAccgagctgctgctgctcctggagtCCCCCGACTCCCTGCACGGCAAG ATCGAGGAAGCAGTGGCTGTTCTCCAAGCGCACCAGGCTACCGAGACATCGCACAAGAGCAGCACCACGGCATTCCTGCAGTGA